One Plasmodium sp. gorilla clade G2 genome assembly, chromosome: 12 genomic window carries:
- a CDS encoding calcyclin binding protein, putative, whose protein sequence is MTTEEKINNLNEDLEELNTLLLSVKRENVKAKIQQCIENINGEIMKLKINKNQMPNKITDTKVQLNDPIVSYNSVQSFAWNQERNKVTIFLTVKNVHTVGEEKISTIFEERSFEIKMNDVDKKHYRFCIKKLCDKIIPNKCSFKVKKDTVHVTLIKQENKHWDNLHFKESPMSKIKPPRMDEQTEPSAMLMNMMKQLYQEGDSDMKRTIAKAWCEANEKKSDFSVPNF, encoded by the coding sequence atgacGACCGAAGAAAAGATTAACAACTTAAATGAAGATTTAGAAGAATTAAACACCTTACTGTTATCAGTTAAAAGAGAAAATGTGAAGGCAAAAATACAACAATGTATTGAGAATATTAATGGagaaataatgaaattaaaaattaataaaaatcaaaTGCCAAACAAAATTACTGATACAAAAGTTCAATTAAACGATCCTATTGTTTCATATAATTCCGTTCAATCATTTGCTTGGAATCAAGAAAGAAATAAAGTGACTATATTTTTAACTGTTAAGAATGTGCATACTGTaggagaagaaaaaatttcaACTATATTTGAAGAAAGATcatttgaaataaaaatgaatgatGTAGATAAAAAACATTATCGtttttgtattaaaaaattgtGTGATAAAATTATACCAAATAAATGTTCATTCAAAGTAAAAAAAGATACTGTACATGTCACTTTAATAAAACAAGAAAACAAACACTGGGATAATCTACATTTTAAAGAATCACCAATGTCTAAAATAAAACCTCCACGTATGGATGAACAAACAGAACCATCAGCTATGTTAATGAATATGATGAAACAATTATATCAAGAGGGAGATAGTGATATGAAAAGAACCATAGCCAAAGCTTGGTGTGAAGCTAACGAAAAAAAATCTGACTTTTCTGTACCAaatttttag
- a CDS encoding COPI associated protein, putative: protein MALFFTDLPNFSLRFLSMISGTLMIIAGILNIFNLFQTVVNIYVICSGILLILCDVKTFRFYRFIEFLFTVIGRSLFILIIGSIIIHKGILNLLIGLVLICISFMYITLGYYNGIPQPLMDTKKIPNNYFDAKNNGMSTCSMDTTNEV from the exons ATGGCACTTTTTTTTACCGATTTACCAAACTTCAGTTTGAGGTTTTTATCAATGATATCAG gCACTTTAATGATTATAGCCggaatattaaatatttttaatttatttcagACTGtcgtaaatatatatgtcattTGTTCAGGAATATTACTAATCCTTTGTGATGTGAAAACGTTTCGATTTTATCGATTTATTGAATTCTTATTTACAGTAATTGGAAGAAGTCTTTTTATACTTATTATTGGCTctattataatacataaaggaattttaaatttattaattggACTAGTTCTTATTTGTATAtcttttatgtatataactCTGGGTTATTATAATGGAATACCTCAACCTTTAAtggatacaaaaaaaattccgAACAATTATTTTGATGCCAAAAATAATGGTATGAGTACCTGTTCTATGGATACAACAAATGA AGTTTAA